From Roseofilum reptotaenium CS-1145, a single genomic window includes:
- the patD gene encoding heterocyst frequency control protein PatD yields MLWQQHKQIYQHFLERLRKVLMLATSKTNLEGLIPACQEAEDFFEQQIAPRFGDEPDSPTEMTWQSIHTEMHKQMKLLVTEITFYQMSRQELAKQQRKNKISNYTQNLIHYCEIILGSGG; encoded by the coding sequence ATGTTATGGCAACAACACAAGCAGATTTACCAGCACTTTCTCGAACGCTTAAGGAAAGTCTTAATGCTGGCTACAAGCAAGACTAATTTAGAGGGATTAATTCCAGCTTGCCAGGAGGCGGAAGATTTTTTTGAGCAACAGATTGCACCCCGGTTTGGGGATGAACCCGATTCCCCTACTGAGATGACTTGGCAGTCGATTCACACGGAGATGCATAAACAAATGAAATTATTGGTAACTGAGATTACATTTTACCAAATGAGTCGCCAGGAATTAGCGAAACAGCAGAGAAAAAATAAGATTAGTAATTATACCCAGAATCTAATTCACTATTGCGAGATAATTTTAGGGTCTGGCGGGTAA
- a CDS encoding protein adenylyltransferase SelO: MSDTVDTNPFESLNTESALENLGDDYYDPVVPAQFPQHILRWRNNDLLVQMGLNPQQVSDRHFIDFFGQFESGRPCLALKYHGYQFGEYNPWLGDGRGFLYGQVRAIDGQLYDFGTKGSGMTPYSRGADGRLTLKGGVREVLAGEMLHRLGVTTSRCLSLIETGESLWRGDEPSPTRSCVMVRWSRSHIRFGTFERLRYFERSDLITQLLDHVIETYYPAPFPLVQPESARDRYIRFYDQLVQRVAQLAAQWMAAGFCHGVLNTDNMSITGESFDYGPYAFIPHYDPNFTAAYFDYSGRYSYGNQPLICQLNLELLSVALAKVIPKTAMQESLEQFKVHYEQAYQEVMLRRLGLDRYQMEEKEAQELVELTLKLLKDTQKGYPQFFMGLRDCFDPIWSKNRDEIPNWSSAGPSSIWQAWKILYHRVLARNCEEKLAEISDRLQKANPQVDLLRPAIEAIWNPIMVDDNWQPFINFLEQL, encoded by the coding sequence ATGAGTGACACGGTAGATACGAATCCTTTTGAGAGTTTAAACACCGAAAGTGCCCTAGAAAACTTAGGGGATGATTATTACGATCCCGTGGTACCTGCCCAATTTCCCCAACATATTCTACGATGGCGAAATAACGATCTGCTTGTGCAAATGGGACTCAATCCCCAGCAAGTGAGCGATCGCCATTTTATCGACTTTTTTGGCCAATTTGAAAGCGGTCGCCCTTGTTTAGCGCTCAAATATCATGGTTATCAATTTGGAGAATACAACCCCTGGTTAGGCGATGGTCGGGGGTTTTTGTATGGCCAGGTACGAGCAATTGATGGCCAATTGTATGATTTTGGCACAAAAGGATCGGGCATGACTCCCTATTCCAGGGGGGCAGATGGGCGGTTAACGCTCAAGGGGGGCGTGCGGGAAGTGTTAGCGGGGGAAATGTTGCATCGGTTAGGGGTAACCACCTCTCGCTGTTTGAGTCTGATCGAAACTGGAGAGTCATTATGGAGAGGAGATGAACCGTCTCCGACAAGATCGTGCGTGATGGTACGCTGGAGTCGGTCCCATATTCGCTTTGGTACGTTTGAACGGCTGCGATATTTCGAGCGATCAGATTTAATCACACAACTCTTAGATCATGTCATCGAAACCTATTATCCAGCGCCCTTCCCTCTAGTGCAGCCTGAATCTGCACGCGATCGCTACATCCGATTTTACGATCAATTGGTGCAACGAGTCGCTCAATTAGCTGCTCAATGGATGGCCGCAGGCTTTTGTCATGGGGTTTTAAATACCGATAATATGTCGATTACCGGTGAAAGTTTTGACTATGGGCCCTATGCCTTTATTCCCCATTACGATCCTAATTTTACAGCCGCTTATTTCGATTATTCTGGACGCTACAGTTATGGGAATCAACCTCTGATTTGTCAACTCAATTTAGAACTGCTTAGTGTTGCTCTAGCTAAAGTGATCCCCAAAACGGCTATGCAAGAGAGTTTAGAGCAGTTTAAGGTTCATTATGAACAGGCTTACCAGGAAGTCATGTTACGTCGGCTAGGCTTAGATCGTTATCAAATGGAGGAAAAAGAAGCCCAGGAGTTGGTTGAGTTAACCTTAAAATTACTCAAAGATACTCAGAAAGGATACCCTCAATTTTTTATGGGTCTGCGCGATTGCTTTGATCCCATTTGGTCAAAAAATAGGGATGAAATCCCCAACTGGTCTAGCGCTGGCCCCAGTTCGATTTGGCAGGCTTGGAAAATCTTGTATCATAGAGTATTAGCTCGAAACTGCGAGGAAAAATTGGCTGAAATTAGCGATCGCCTGCAAAAGGCTAATCCGCAAGTCGATCTGTTAAGGCCAGCGATCGAAGCCATATGGAACCCCATTATGGTGGATGATAATTGGCAACCATTCATCAACTTTTTAGAACAACTTTAA
- a CDS encoding RelA/SpoT family protein has protein sequence MKTITEPNSLDLTLPHWLTACLNPEQVLAESIPPPELPEDRRLIREAFEFAYQLHKGQYRKSGEAYISHPVAVAGLLRELGGSAPMIAAGFLHDVVEDTEVTPEELEERFGSEVRQLVEGVTKLSKFKFSSKTERQAENFRRMFLAMAQDIRVIVVKLADRLHNMRTLEFMKEDKQRTIALETREIFAPLANRLGIGRIKWELEDLAFKYLEPTYYREVQCLVAEKRIDRETHLKNVIEILEIRMEQIGITTVEITGRPKHLYGIYRKMHKQQKEFHEIFDIAGIRIITENHDQCYRALAIVHDSFRPIPGRFKDYIGLPKPNRYQSLHTGVIGPTGRPLEVQIRTQEMHQVAEYGIAAHWKYKEAGSNYGDMTDTDEKFTWLRQLLDWQNDLKDAQEYLENIKDNLFEDDVYVFTPRGDVLSLTSGSSTVDFAYRIHSEVGNHCSGARVNGRMVPLNTMLKNGDIVEILTQKNSHPSLDWLNFVKTAGARNRIRQWYKRSHREENVARGRELLEKEMGKSGFEALLKSQPMQWVVERCNYHAVDDLLAALGYGELTLNLVVNRLRDAIRATQPLEPECKEGLKGEAVIPSSSSAPQSSGGDYSSPIVGIEGLLYYLAGCCNPIPGELIIGVVTRGRGISVHRQGCQNVENVEGDRLIPISWNGKNQKRTPTAMTYIVQVQIQTIDRVGILKDILSRLSDQGINVRNVDVNTTPGKPATINLGMEIRDRPQLESVFTQIRNMSDVLNIRRLGQAEDATSESE, from the coding sequence ATGAAAACCATCACTGAACCCAACTCCCTCGATCTTACCCTTCCCCACTGGTTAACCGCTTGTTTAAACCCAGAGCAAGTTCTCGCTGAATCCATTCCTCCCCCTGAATTGCCAGAAGATCGACGCTTAATTCGGGAAGCCTTTGAATTTGCTTATCAACTCCATAAAGGACAATACCGAAAATCAGGAGAGGCCTATATTTCTCACCCGGTTGCAGTCGCGGGATTATTGCGCGAACTCGGAGGAAGTGCCCCCATGATTGCCGCCGGTTTTCTCCATGATGTGGTGGAAGATACAGAGGTAACCCCAGAAGAGTTGGAAGAGCGCTTTGGTTCAGAAGTCCGGCAATTGGTCGAAGGAGTAACCAAACTCTCTAAGTTCAAATTTTCTAGTAAAACTGAACGCCAAGCAGAAAACTTTCGGCGGATGTTTTTGGCTATGGCCCAAGATATTCGGGTGATTGTGGTGAAGTTAGCCGACCGACTTCATAATATGAGAACCCTAGAATTTATGAAGGAGGATAAACAACGGACGATCGCCTTAGAAACCCGTGAAATTTTTGCGCCTTTAGCTAATCGCTTGGGAATCGGGCGCATTAAATGGGAACTCGAAGACCTAGCATTTAAGTATTTAGAACCCACCTACTATCGGGAAGTGCAATGCCTAGTCGCTGAAAAGCGAATAGACCGGGAAACACACCTGAAGAATGTGATTGAAATTCTAGAGATTCGGATGGAACAGATTGGCATTACCACTGTAGAAATTACGGGCCGTCCTAAACATCTGTATGGCATTTATCGCAAAATGCACAAGCAGCAAAAGGAGTTCCATGAAATTTTTGACATAGCAGGAATTCGTATAATCACTGAAAATCACGATCAATGCTATCGGGCGTTGGCGATCGTTCATGACTCTTTCCGGCCGATCCCAGGTCGATTTAAGGACTATATTGGTCTGCCGAAACCGAATCGCTATCAATCTTTGCACACAGGCGTGATTGGGCCCACCGGTCGGCCTCTAGAGGTGCAAATCCGTACCCAGGAAATGCATCAAGTGGCAGAATATGGGATTGCTGCTCATTGGAAATACAAGGAAGCCGGATCGAACTATGGCGACATGACCGATACTGATGAAAAGTTTACTTGGTTACGTCAACTGCTCGATTGGCAAAATGATCTCAAAGATGCTCAGGAATACTTAGAGAATATCAAAGATAATTTATTTGAAGATGATGTCTATGTCTTCACTCCCCGTGGGGATGTTCTATCCCTGACTTCGGGATCGTCAACGGTTGATTTTGCCTATCGAATTCACTCGGAAGTGGGCAATCATTGCTCGGGTGCTAGGGTCAATGGCCGGATGGTTCCGTTGAATACGATGTTGAAAAATGGCGATATTGTGGAAATTTTGACGCAAAAAAATAGCCATCCTAGCTTAGATTGGCTCAATTTTGTCAAGACCGCAGGGGCGCGGAACCGAATTCGCCAATGGTACAAGCGATCGCATCGAGAAGAAAATGTTGCCCGAGGTCGGGAATTGCTGGAAAAAGAAATGGGTAAATCTGGGTTTGAAGCTCTACTCAAATCCCAACCTATGCAATGGGTTGTCGAACGCTGTAATTATCACGCGGTTGATGATTTACTCGCTGCTTTGGGTTATGGAGAGTTGACCTTAAACTTGGTTGTGAATCGTCTGCGAGATGCGATTCGCGCCACTCAACCCTTAGAACCAGAGTGTAAAGAAGGACTCAAAGGTGAGGCGGTGATTCCGTCGTCGTCTTCTGCACCTCAGTCTTCTGGTGGAGATTATAGTTCTCCCATTGTGGGGATTGAAGGCTTGCTTTATTATCTGGCTGGATGCTGTAATCCTATTCCGGGAGAATTGATTATTGGAGTGGTTACTCGGGGACGAGGAATTTCTGTTCATCGCCAAGGCTGTCAAAATGTGGAAAATGTGGAAGGAGATCGCCTGATCCCGATCAGTTGGAATGGTAAAAACCAGAAAAGAACTCCGACTGCTATGACCTATATTGTCCAAGTGCAAATCCAAACCATTGACCGGGTAGGCATTCTCAAGGATATTCTCTCTCGGTTAAGCGATCAAGGGATTAATGTGCGTAACGTGGATGTGAACACCACACCAGGGAAACCTGCAACGATCAACTTAGGGATGGAAATTCGCGATCGCCCCCAACTTGAATCTGTGTTTACCCAAATTCGCAATATGAGCGATGTCCTCAATATTCGTCGTTTGGGACAAGCAGAAGATGCCACTTCTGAGTCAGAATAG